From Magnolia sinica isolate HGM2019 chromosome 13, MsV1, whole genome shotgun sequence, one genomic window encodes:
- the LOC131222392 gene encoding non-structural maintenance of chromosomes element 4 homolog A-like isoform X4: MFRHQSKMLQENMAGQIVDEKNDSQNEALNLDRATTKDPILPPQELEHGSKTASSHQSTKDPLSLRSHYLVFKDSIMEGEIARSETREFNSLISQVESLHQLVQKPSEQVADAEALLDIANSLFSSLKSSQNPMGVLLSDFILCLIEQYEEKRGPTNSKDLSWMSMGLNASHIFIKAQGMCTMIGPMDTKPTQRKAFTRRKRAKPADVYHPEEFQEMLLLHQPLQVGRSLTIISSSGLITRIGS; the protein is encoded by the exons ATGTTCAG GCATCAAAGTAAGATGTTGCAGGAGAACATGGCAGGCCAGATCGTTGATGAGAAAAATGATAGCCAGAATGAGGCTCTAAACCTGGACAGAGCAACTACGAAGGATCCTATACTTCCTCCACAAGAGCTTGAGCATGGTAGCAAAACTGCAAGTAGCCACCAAAGTACAAAAGACCCACTTAGTCTTAGATCACACTATCTTGTTTTCAAGGATTCAATCATGG aaggAGAAATAGCAAGATCAGAGACTCGTGAGTTCAATTCCCTGATTAGCCAAGTCGAGAGCCTGCATCAACTAG TTCAGAAACCTAGCGAGCAAGTTGCTGATGCAGAGGCCCTTCTCGACATTGCAAATTCCTTGTTTTCATCTCTCAAATCCTCTCAGAACCCCATGGGTGTTCTTCTATCAGATTTTATTTTGTGTCTCATAGAGCAGTATGAAGAAAAAAGGGGTCCCACAAACAGCAAAGATTTATCCTGGATGAGCATGGGCCTCAATGCATCTCATATCTTTATAAAAGCACAGGGAATGTGCACTAT GATTGGACCAATGGACACAAAACCAACTCAAAGAAAGGCTTTTACTCGAAGGAAACGTGCAAAGCCTGCAGATGTCTATCATCCCGAAGAG TTCCAAGAAATGCTCCTACTGCATCAGCCATTGCAAGTGGGGAGGTCTCTTACCATCATTTCATCTTCAGGTTTGATTACAAGGATTGGAAG TTGA
- the LOC131222392 gene encoding non-structural maintenance of chromosomes element 4 homolog A-like isoform X1 — protein MFRHQSKMLQENMAGQIVDEKNDSQNEALNLDRATTKDPILPPQELEHGSKTASSHQSTKDPLSLRSHYLVFKDSIMEGEIARSETREFNSLISQVESLHQLVQKPSEQVADAEALLDIANSLFSSLKSSQNPMGVLLSDFILCLIEQYEEKRGPTNSKDLSWMSMGLNASHIFIKAQGMCTMIGPMDTKPTQRKAFTRRKRAKPADVYHPEEVEDTACNNKIETDQNVLTMFNILKRQKCIQLDKLVLNRVSFSQTVENIFALSFLVKDGRAEIVINDHGTHLVFPRNAPTASAIASGEVSYHHFIFRFDYKDWKVGPKTFAILLVNSHREPCTSKSA, from the exons ATGTTCAG GCATCAAAGTAAGATGTTGCAGGAGAACATGGCAGGCCAGATCGTTGATGAGAAAAATGATAGCCAGAATGAGGCTCTAAACCTGGACAGAGCAACTACGAAGGATCCTATACTTCCTCCACAAGAGCTTGAGCATGGTAGCAAAACTGCAAGTAGCCACCAAAGTACAAAAGACCCACTTAGTCTTAGATCACACTATCTTGTTTTCAAGGATTCAATCATGG aaggAGAAATAGCAAGATCAGAGACTCGTGAGTTCAATTCCCTGATTAGCCAAGTCGAGAGCCTGCATCAACTAG TTCAGAAACCTAGCGAGCAAGTTGCTGATGCAGAGGCCCTTCTCGACATTGCAAATTCCTTGTTTTCATCTCTCAAATCCTCTCAGAACCCCATGGGTGTTCTTCTATCAGATTTTATTTTGTGTCTCATAGAGCAGTATGAAGAAAAAAGGGGTCCCACAAACAGCAAAGATTTATCCTGGATGAGCATGGGCCTCAATGCATCTCATATCTTTATAAAAGCACAGGGAATGTGCACTAT GATTGGACCAATGGACACAAAACCAACTCAAAGAAAGGCTTTTACTCGAAGGAAACGTGCAAAGCCTGCAGATGTCTATCATCCCGAAGAG GTGGAAGATACTGCCTGCAATAACAAAATAGAAACCGACCAGAATGTGCTGACAATGTTCAACATACTGAAAAGGCAGAAGTGCATCCAATTGGACAAGCTTGTTCTAAACAGAGTATCATTTTCACAAACAGTAGAGAATAtttttgctctttcattccttgtcAAAGACGGACGAGCTGAAATAGTTATCAATGACCATGGGACACATCTTGTCT TTCCAAGAAATGCTCCTACTGCATCAGCCATTGCAAGTGGGGAGGTCTCTTACCATCATTTCATCTTCAGGTTTGATTACAAGGATTGGAAGGTAGGCCCAAAAACGTTCGCCATATTACTTGTGAACTCACATAGAGAGCCTTGCACCTCTAAATCAGCTTAA
- the LOC131222392 gene encoding non-structural maintenance of chromosomes element 4 homolog A-like isoform X3: protein MLQENMAGQIVDEKNDSQNEALNLDRATTKDPILPPQELEHGSKTASSHQSTKDPLSLRSHYLVFKDSIMEGEIARSETREFNSLISQVESLHQLVQKPSEQVADAEALLDIANSLFSSLKSSQNPMGVLLSDFILCLIEQYEEKRGPTNSKDLSWMSMGLNASHIFIKAQGMCTMIGPMDTKPTQRKAFTRRKRAKPADVYHPEEVEDTACNNKIETDQNVLTMFNILKRQKCIQLDKLVLNRVSFSQTVENIFALSFLVKDGRAEIVINDHGTHLVFPRNAPTASAIASGEVSYHHFIFRFDYKDWKVGPKTFAILLVNSHREPCTSKSA from the exons ATGTTGCAGGAGAACATGGCAGGCCAGATCGTTGATGAGAAAAATGATAGCCAGAATGAGGCTCTAAACCTGGACAGAGCAACTACGAAGGATCCTATACTTCCTCCACAAGAGCTTGAGCATGGTAGCAAAACTGCAAGTAGCCACCAAAGTACAAAAGACCCACTTAGTCTTAGATCACACTATCTTGTTTTCAAGGATTCAATCATGG aaggAGAAATAGCAAGATCAGAGACTCGTGAGTTCAATTCCCTGATTAGCCAAGTCGAGAGCCTGCATCAACTAG TTCAGAAACCTAGCGAGCAAGTTGCTGATGCAGAGGCCCTTCTCGACATTGCAAATTCCTTGTTTTCATCTCTCAAATCCTCTCAGAACCCCATGGGTGTTCTTCTATCAGATTTTATTTTGTGTCTCATAGAGCAGTATGAAGAAAAAAGGGGTCCCACAAACAGCAAAGATTTATCCTGGATGAGCATGGGCCTCAATGCATCTCATATCTTTATAAAAGCACAGGGAATGTGCACTAT GATTGGACCAATGGACACAAAACCAACTCAAAGAAAGGCTTTTACTCGAAGGAAACGTGCAAAGCCTGCAGATGTCTATCATCCCGAAGAG GTGGAAGATACTGCCTGCAATAACAAAATAGAAACCGACCAGAATGTGCTGACAATGTTCAACATACTGAAAAGGCAGAAGTGCATCCAATTGGACAAGCTTGTTCTAAACAGAGTATCATTTTCACAAACAGTAGAGAATAtttttgctctttcattccttgtcAAAGACGGACGAGCTGAAATAGTTATCAATGACCATGGGACACATCTTGTCT TTCCAAGAAATGCTCCTACTGCATCAGCCATTGCAAGTGGGGAGGTCTCTTACCATCATTTCATCTTCAGGTTTGATTACAAGGATTGGAAGGTAGGCCCAAAAACGTTCGCCATATTACTTGTGAACTCACATAGAGAGCCTTGCACCTCTAAATCAGCTTAA
- the LOC131222392 gene encoding non-structural maintenance of chromosomes element 4 homolog A-like isoform X2, which produces MFRHQSKMLQENMAGQIVDEKNDSQNEALNLDRATTKDPILPPQELEHGSKTASSHQSTKDPLSLRSHYLVFKDSIMEGEIARSETREFNSLISQVESLHQLVQKPSEQVADAEALLDIANSLFSSLKSSQNPMGVLLSDFILCLIEQYEEKRGPTNSKDLSWMSMGLNASHIFIKAQGMCTMIGPMDTKPTQRKAFTRRKRAKPADVYHPEEVEDTACNNKIETDQNVLTMFNILKRQKCIQLDKLVLNRVSFSQTVENIFALSFLVKDGRAEIVINDHGTHLVFPRNAPTASAIASGEVSYHHFIFRFDYKDWKLMIYSVEKGEEVMPHRTS; this is translated from the exons ATGTTCAG GCATCAAAGTAAGATGTTGCAGGAGAACATGGCAGGCCAGATCGTTGATGAGAAAAATGATAGCCAGAATGAGGCTCTAAACCTGGACAGAGCAACTACGAAGGATCCTATACTTCCTCCACAAGAGCTTGAGCATGGTAGCAAAACTGCAAGTAGCCACCAAAGTACAAAAGACCCACTTAGTCTTAGATCACACTATCTTGTTTTCAAGGATTCAATCATGG aaggAGAAATAGCAAGATCAGAGACTCGTGAGTTCAATTCCCTGATTAGCCAAGTCGAGAGCCTGCATCAACTAG TTCAGAAACCTAGCGAGCAAGTTGCTGATGCAGAGGCCCTTCTCGACATTGCAAATTCCTTGTTTTCATCTCTCAAATCCTCTCAGAACCCCATGGGTGTTCTTCTATCAGATTTTATTTTGTGTCTCATAGAGCAGTATGAAGAAAAAAGGGGTCCCACAAACAGCAAAGATTTATCCTGGATGAGCATGGGCCTCAATGCATCTCATATCTTTATAAAAGCACAGGGAATGTGCACTAT GATTGGACCAATGGACACAAAACCAACTCAAAGAAAGGCTTTTACTCGAAGGAAACGTGCAAAGCCTGCAGATGTCTATCATCCCGAAGAG GTGGAAGATACTGCCTGCAATAACAAAATAGAAACCGACCAGAATGTGCTGACAATGTTCAACATACTGAAAAGGCAGAAGTGCATCCAATTGGACAAGCTTGTTCTAAACAGAGTATCATTTTCACAAACAGTAGAGAATAtttttgctctttcattccttgtcAAAGACGGACGAGCTGAAATAGTTATCAATGACCATGGGACACATCTTGTCT TTCCAAGAAATGCTCCTACTGCATCAGCCATTGCAAGTGGGGAGGTCTCTTACCATCATTTCATCTTCAGGTTTGATTACAAGGATTGGAAG TTGATGATCTATAGTGTGGAGAAGGGAGAGGAGGTGATGCCACACAGGACTAGTTGA